The genomic interval AGAAACTTCTTCAGAGTTCACTATTAAAGACTTGGATGGCGCAATAGGAAAGCAAGACGTTCGTCCTTATAGTTCTGCTAGTGACGCTTTCATAGATCAGATCAGCACAGGAGACCATGAGTGGGgcagcaacaaagatttactcaaGGATAGTGACAAACATACCACACATCACTGGAAAAAACAAGTGATCAGATGCCTATCTGAGAGCGATGGAGAAACTATGTGCAGCACGTATCAGCCACCAAAGTATAGTGAAACTGAGAGCGAAAAAGCAGAAGGAAATGAAAATCGTCGTGCCGAAAGTACTTCTCTAAATGAATTAAAAACCCATACACCTCTACCAGGGGACGAGCAGTCTTGCAGTAAGCCAAAATTACATGCATGGATTCTGCCTCTAGACGATTCAGCAGAACAGACAATGGTAATATTTGAAGAATCTAATGACTCAGATGTCATACTGACAGAATCATTTAAGGCACTAAAACATGAACATAAGATGGTTGAGAGAATACTGAAGCAACAACATAATGTTGAACCTCTGGCTCAGCTATTATTGGAAGAACAGAAAGTTGTAGCGCAACACGAAGAGGCGACAGTGGAGGAAGACGAAATATTTAGCCCTGTCAGTGCCACGTCATTTGATGCATACCTAGATAACAGTCCTGTGAGTGAGTGGTCACTCGAAGCACACATAGATCGTAGCTCTATCAACATTCAGTCACTGGAAGCTTTCCCTCAGCTTAACCCTATGAATGAAAGGCCTTACGAAGCGTATTTAGACGACAGTCCACAGAGCTGCCACTCATTCAATGAATATCCTGAAAGTGATCAGTCATTTTTGGCATATGATGAACTTGGTAATTGTTTAATAGAAGAGCAACATCAAGAAAGCCAGGCTAGTGATCAGTTACTTCAGGTACTTGAGCTAAGCAAGGATTGTCATCCACCTCTGGAGACACAGCACAAAGAAAGCTGGGTTGGCGGTCAGTTACTGGAATTGCAGCATGAAGGAAGTGATCAGTCACTGGAGGAGCAGCACGGAGAGAGCCAGGATGTTGATCTGCCACTAGAGGTGCAGCACGCCATGCAGCAGCAGGGAGAGAGCCAGGATACTAATCCGTCGCTGGGGTTGCTGAACGGAGAGAGCAAGGATGCTGATCCGCCGATTGGGGCACTGAAAGGAGAGAACGAGAAGGTCGATCCGCCGTTGGAGGCGCTGGACGGAGAGAGCAAGGAGGCCGATCTACCACTGGAGCTGCAGCACAGAGTAAGTCTGGACGCCATGCAGCAGCAGGGAGAGAGCGAGGGGGCTCATCTGCAGGTGGGGGCGCTGGATGGAGAGAGCGAGGAGGCTGATCCGCAGCTGGGGGCGCTGGACGGAGAAAGCGAGGAGGCTGATCCGCAGCTGGGGGCTCTGGACGGAGAAAGCGAGGAGGCTGATCCGCAGCTGGGGGCGCTGGACGGAGAGAGCCAGGATGCCAAATTGTCACAGGCGGCGCAGGACAGAGTGAGTCAGGAAATTGTGTGGCACAAAAAGAGGCAGGCACAGTATGAagaaagaaaggcagatgatatgtCAGCCAAAGTGCAGCATATAGAGAGTCGTGACGTGACAGGTGAAATGTCATTGGAAGGTGCTCTGTACGTTATCAACAAACCACCAGAAAACTCGACAGCAACATTATCATATTCAAGTGTTGTTAGTCAGACTGAATCACACATCAGTCTTCCAACAAATTTATCAACTTATGAACAGCTTCCTCCACAACTTCTGCCTGTAACTGTCACAAGTATTGCACCACCTGAAGAACACGAAGACAACAGTGCACACAAAAAGAATGAGACAGAAGCACAGCTGTCGTATCTGCCTGTAACTCTACCAGCTGTTGTGTCAGCTGAAGCACAGGAGACTGAGACCCAGAATGAGGCGCAACTGCCACTAACACTTGTGGAATATATGGCACTGGGCCAGTCAGTGTTTGCACCTTCCATTGACAGCATGATCGCTTCCACTGTTACTACTACTGCCGGTGGTCTAAACACAGTCAGCAGGGGAACATTGACTTCGACGTCTTTGACAGACTATACAGTAAGTACCATTTGGAAATATTCTAGTCTCTTGCAAAATGAAAAGATGATCAGCTTCAGAAACCTCTCGATTAGTTATCCGTAATTCACGCAATAATTAAGATGTATTATGCAAGGTCTGGTACTCCAGCATTGCCAACCCAACGAAAACTGGTAAAATTAGCTGTTACTGCAGATGGTAAGTGGAAATGAGAGACAATTATgtacaaatttttattacataaattgtgtGCCTTCATTGCTAGACACAGGGAATGTTAGGTTGCACCCTCGTAATTCTTGCTCACTGCAATATGAAGCAATAATTTTCTGTAAGTCTCTAAACGTCTCCATGTAGTCATAAAATAAATAATCGCGGGAGAGCTATGCATATTCTTTTCTTACAAGTGGACTATTCTATTCGTGTTGCTATACACGTGGAGTGTAGGCAGGGCTGATCTCCTTCAGTTGCTGTAAATATATTGTTTGATACTTGACACAATTGACTGCTACAAGAGTATATCCGTGAAGCCTGTTGCAAAACGAGATTTTTAAGCCCCAAACACGAAGTCTTCTATTCCATTCTCTGAAGCATTCTGCCATTGTAagttattttttcattttgtttagaCGGGGGGAAAAAAGGCgcttgaaaaattttacatttgcatCCAAATCTCAGCAAGCTTGACAAAATGTCTGAAAACTAATTCTGTGGAATTGAGTCTCAGTAACTCAGTGAAGTAGCTATCTAGCACTGAGACTTTTCTAATGCAGAAGTCAGCATATGTGTGAGAAAGCCGCATTTTACAAAGAAGGACCAGCAGTTACGTGCCACTGGCTTCAGTTCTAACGTATTGAACCAAATGAGGGGTAATTGCTCTTTCCATGATTCAAATGTGAAACGTAAGTCTGGTGGTGCAAGTCATGTAAACTTCTTTACCAGTATGCTGCTATAACGGTACTGTTCAATAATATGTACGTGCCTCTTGGCTGACATCAAATGGATTCTAATACTAACGATTAGATTCAGTGCAGTAAGAGTTTGGGATTTGAGATTTGTGTAAATTATTTGCCATTTCGAGGCTCATCATTAATACTTATCTATATGTGAAGATCACGGAACTTCAGATAGAAGGGATTTCCGGTGTAGTAGACGTGTCGTCCGCGATGGGAGACGTGAAAACTTCTTTAGTATTTGCACAGAGACTTCAGGTATTAAACAAGTGTATAggtgtaaaaaaaagtaaaatgaaattttcgttGATCATTATGGGGAGGTTAACCACTAATCAGTAAAACAATGTATGGATTGCAATGGTTTAGAGCTGAGTTTCTATGTTCATAAGAAAAGTTACTTAATAGTGTTTACCTTTTATAGGAATGGTTCTTTAATCAAAAGACTTTTCACTATCCTGTCAATATTTAAGGTTTCACACCACCTGAAAATATAGAAAGGCGAATTTCAGATCAGTGTGCACTTAATTTAGGACTATCGATTTTCTTAAACTTCCCTCTTGGGTTCACTGTCCTCATGTTTCCCAACTAAAGATACAAGCAGCACATAAAGCAGATAAAATCCATTACACCTCTCTTATCCAGAAAAAGATGCGTTTGTCAGTTCAGCTGCAATAGCTGTAAGTAGGTATGAAATCTTGGAATGTGAGCTTTCCAGGCATTACCAGTTGCAAGATCAGTCTGAACATCCCATGTTACCACTAAGAACAGTACTCAAGTATTGTGGACCTGCATCTGAGATACCATCCCTTAAGAAGGCTGGGATATTCCCAAGGTATTTACGTGTTCAAGAGACGACAGCATATGAGTGCCAACGGTGCTAGTATGTTCGAACTGCGCTCGCTCGTGACGGTTGTAATTAGCTAGTATTAATAGTGTTACTTTGCAGTCACCTCCAGGATCAAGTTATAGTACTTACTATAATCAGGATATTTGTTAACAAATATCGCGCGTTTTCAGAGTGAAAGGAGTCCTAGATACACTGCTTGTTTCGGTACCAGCGTCTCAACATAGTCTGCTCACAAAAAGAGGTCGGCGTGATCGTAACAACTCTATTGCTattaacgaacaacttcagttacaaCAACTTGGCTATGGACAAATTTTCGTTGTTAAAATGTTAATAAGGTTTAGTAAACAGTTCATTAATTCCCGAGCCTCTCCCATGACTCTATAAAGTTTTGTCCTTGGAGTTTTTTTAGACTTTCAAACTTTCGCATCAAATGACGGCTTCCCTAGTCTTCGCCGTAACAACCTAGAATGTCATCAGTTTAATGTACGTAATGCATACGTCCGCAGCTGGATCCGTTACCGTCATCATTCTGTTGTCACTATGTAACAATCAGGATTAAACAAACCATCGCACTTCCATAAATATCGTCAGTTTTCCCATACCTAAGAAAGCCCCAAGAATGAAGTGCGAACGTATTGCGATCAAACTTTCATTTTTCCTAATTGACTGAACATGTCAGGAGTCAACACTTTGGGAGGGAAGGGAGTCGTGAGGTAACGTGAACGCATTGTACTGTCGTTGTCTATTTGATATCGCTTATCAACTGTTACCTGATACATTGATGTTTGTTCCACAGGACGCTGTCCCTGGATCCTCTAGGATGCATCAAGAGCGTCTTTCACCTCAGCCAGGGCCCAGCCAGTTTAGGTACCAGTATCCACTGGCGCCTGGTTCCAGGTCGTACAGATACCAACAACCACTGGCACCAGGTTCCATGCCATACAGATACCAACAACCACTCGCACCTGGTTCGGACCTGTACAGATACCAGCAGCCAATGGTACCAGGTTCTAGCCAGTACAGATACCCAACGGCACTAGTCCCCACCCAGTACCAACAACAAACACCACAAGGGAATATACTTGGTACTGGTGACTCTGACGACGATCCTGGTTACCTCAGCGAATCGTCTGGAGAGCTCCAGAATAACGCTAGGCTGGTTCAATACCCTGCAGACTGGCAGCCTGCTTTGATCCGAGAGCCAGACTTACACATCATTATTGCCTTCATTGAGAGTAGCACTGCCCAAAACGCCGCACCAAAACAACAGTCCGCAGATACGCCTGACCAAGAGCAGGTTCTGTTGAAAGAGGGAGGCGATGACCAGCCAGGCGCTGATAACATAGACATAACAGCTGCCTCGGTACAACAATCGGATCAAGGAGATAATGAACAATCGCTTCCACCATCTGCATCAGATGATCCACATCTAGTCGAAGATACCGAGGAAACGCAAGTGGTTGCCAAGGCTAGCACGTCAAGCAATGCACAACCAATGACCCCTACAAAAGAGACTTCATACCGGCTTAAAAGTGATACACCAAGAGGTAAGAAAAATCTTACACGCAGATGGAAAGAGCATCAGACTCTAAAAACGAGTAGTAGTTCCGACTCGGACACTGAAGCTAGGCGACATGAGCTTTGGAAGTATCAGCAGGAATCGTTAGCGATTGGGGGAAGAGCAACAATGGAAGAATTTTTAGTGTTGCAGCAGGACCTGGAGCAGTACTACGAAAGACTTAAGTTAACCGAAGGTGGTGATGGACATGCACCAGAGGCTGGACCTAGCGGAGAACAGCAGCCGGTGGCAGCCTCTCAGTGCAATCAGAGAAGTCAAGCAACTGACCTGGCCACTGCAGACGTATCTCAAGCTGAGCGTGGTGAAAGTTCAGCCTCCACGGACACAAGAGAGCCGAAAGAGGCATGTGAACCTGTAGTGAGCGACGTTTCGAGTGACTAGAAACACACCGATCCTGAGAGGCGCCGTACTACACCCACACGCACGCACAGCTTGGTCACGTGAGCACGTAGCTCACAACTGCCGAACGGGCAATTTGGTACCAAAAAGGACTTGTCGACGCAGTCTGTTTTAGACTACAATTTTTATTGATGGACGCCGAGGAAACAGctctacaaattttcaactttttgcTAGATCGTTGCACGGACAATACATGACGTAACTCAGTATGCGAGGCACTTGTCAGTCTTGACTTTCTGCCCGGTGAGTAATCCGTGCGTAACGATTGGCATAACTGTTATCAACTGACAAACTTTCGACTGTAGTTAAGCTTTAAGTGCTTCCAAAACGAGTTGCACAGAACTAAACATCTGATCCGACGTGACAGGAAAGGGTTTTGGTACATTCACTGAGAACACCCCTGAAAAAGTGCATGCAAACATGTCATTGATCTGCATTGTACGGCATGAAATAAGCTGAAAGGAAGAGATGAATCGGCTTGACAGAAATGGAATGAATCCTTAAAATTTGTATGGTTGCTATTAGCGTCCGCAGCCGAGCGAGTAAGCACTTAGTTTCATAAGCGGGAGGTCTGTGGATCGAATCTCGCTGCCGATACTACTTTGTTTAGAGTTACCTGCACCATTATTCGATGCTATGCTTAGATATGCGTCGTACGCCACGAAACTGTCACGATAGAACAGGTTATGAATATAAACAAAGTTTGTTTTTATAACGCACACAATGAAAACAAGAACTGTGACATGCAAAAATTCGACGTTCTTTGCATCTGCGTATGCCGTTACGTTTTCCGTATTTCTACGATTAGTACCATCCTGATTCATGCAGTGCTGTATAGGTTACGTATTATATTTGTCACAAATGTAGATACAGTGATGTAAATAACTACGCTGATTTAAAGGTTCTCGTGTATCCTTTAATTTCCAGTAGTCTTAAGAACTTTCTTCTTTTTCATGTTAGAAATTAGGAAAATACTAACTGAATGATTAGATATTGATACTGTCACGGTCATAATAAGTCTGTTTTTAgaattaaaaggaaattaaaaataaactaCCGACAGCGATTTCCGATCTAGAGACCTCGCTCATACGAAACTCAGCGCTTACTCGCTCGGCTGCGGTTTCTGAGGACACTAGCAGTCGTAGAGTTTTCAGCGTAAGCAAGCTtataattttcaaactcgattttcgcaAAAACGGTTGAAAGTTGCTTCTTTCTCCTACATATGCTAATCGTGTCATACCCTACACACCCTGAAAATAAGATTCAAATCCGTGGGGGGAAGTTCGTACGGTCCCCTTGTTAGTAAAGTTCCGAAGCAAGTGGGACTTTTGTAACGGTACAAAACTATAGAACTTGGGGCAGAAGTCGGAAACCAGAACTGCAACGAGGCCGCAGCCAGGCAGCAGATGGTGGTCATTCAACAGCGCGATCGGCTCCCTTATCGACGGACCAAAGCCGCGGAAATCGGCCGCAGCTGGCCGTCGCTCCTGCTTGAACAGCACCCCTAAGCAGCAGTAGCTGCAGCAGCGGCAAGATTTCCGTTACGCCGTCCCGGGTGTCAGGGCCCTGGGGCCAGCCTTCGAGAGGCCACTCCATCTCGACTGACTGCCGCATGATCAACGATTACACCAGGCCTCGGTCACTGCCGTGTCCCAGATGGTGCGATGTGGTCACAAGAGGCTCTAACGCGAATTCAGCCCCTGGAACCAACATCTAAACGCTGTCGCAGGCCCACACGCAGCGCCTGCCGTGTGTCAATTGAGAAGCCTCACTGTGAACTCTGCCGCGGAGGAGGGACTTCTGCCTGTCTGCCAAGCTCTGGTGGGCAACACTGTGCCAGACGCCCGCCTCAGCTCCTCACCATCGATCCAGACTTCGACACCAGGCACCGATACAACAGGTACTAATTTTTCTTCTATGAAGTTTACATTAAATGCCATCAATTATACCATGAAACTATGAAAGACTTTTTTAACACCATCTGATAATCCTACTTCGCTATTTGCACTAGAGATTTCCTTCTATTATAAAAATTCCTTATCTTGAAGCAGGTAGGAGAATGCAGAATGAAGAGGGAAGTGGAATGAAGCGGAAGACGCGACCTTCCACAGTAGTGGCAGCCCGTGATGGCAGCGCAGCCGCATGCTACCGCCTTAGCTCGCCTCTCATGCTGAAGACGCCAGCGCAGCTCTGTTTCCATAGCAGAGCGCGCACACCGCTCGCCATACGTCAACGTTAGCAGCTACGACGCCGTAAAGATCGCGCCAGAGATGGAGCACAATCAGAAGACTGTCTGAACTGTATCAATTAGtaaagatgtaaggtgtcaggcaaatccaacaccttccatgacaaccctgacatgatagcatatCCGAaaatgtcacatagcttcgaataaatcctgacattaaattaaccaaagtaatacgaccaacgagtgagcaaatggaataccacagactaacacaagaaggtctaaatgtatgtcataccttcccacagtgaaacagacgcagttccgaagcgAAAAACAAGACcataagccgagagcagagccgtgtaggctagaaggccctagaaTAAGAGTGGGCCAATGGGAAACTCACATCGCGGTCGACCGCCAAGATGTCCatgccccagcccatgttaaaagatagagccctccagaacagtatagatcttacgataacaccaaaaggatcacaccagctgcaagttttagcgtgagactttttcccgtgTCTGTTGcggagcaaacattaaaaacattgccccaccacgaaaagtataacgtttctcattctatagtcagaatttttgtaggtggagcttaaggttaatattgagacgctgattggtcagttgaaaacacagccagatacctttttcttaaaccaacttcggtaaacagtagtaaggataagtttGAGATAGTTTCTACCGAGACCGTCTGTATAGCTGTGCCGCTAGCcgtccctgacgctgcctaaccaccgacaaggtaatgaatgcatgtgaagccgcatttttgagcgcataaggcttcactcagaattgcagaagtctcatctattacacccgctttttacgtaatactagtatcgatagtcaattaaactttgtggtattcacatttgctacttgaagttaaaatttgaaaagcgatgatttttctgtcatataattattgagatgccacatcagccactgtaatgtatGACAAGTTAAATAGGTAATTAAAGGTACATGAgggacactgtagaccattttaacaCTTTTCGCTTTCATgacacttaatttaaatctagattctagaggtgatatggcataggtcatccttcgatccattatagaacttggaaacccattcagggaatattcgttaacatttttgttgaacgcagttggtttttaccatcctgtattaaaacatttccttttatcaatagtgcaatttataaacgatgttttgtgagtagaataaaatttccaatggtaaacgtaactgctttttcgacgttattttaccagctaactaaaaataggaaagccttaaaccccttccactaaatttagtattaagattcttttacatggagcgcagtggagctgacgctgaaatcatttagtatttatcatcgctagtgtcactgaactcttttgaactctacatgtcgtgtggtctggcgtctccttactagcaacaggtcccaggttcaaactagtaaattccctaaaaaacacgctcagagcgtcgttgcgcgaaagttgtggggagacacgacttagaacagacggACACCGCGCAGAACGTTAGAACTAATAGTTGTATCTGCACCAGGTCCTGCCTCTGTTGCTTTCTACATCGCCCATATTCCACAGAGAACCCAGCCCACACTCACACTGTCTATCCCTCTCACATTCATACTTTTACCCActgagttactacgaactgtaagtgTGAGTGACCATCAATGTTTCAACGAACTTCTACGTGACTGACTTGCTGTTCTGTGATTATTTGAGCATAGTTCAAAGCATGGCATTTTATTTTGGCGGAGAAATGATTTTTTGATTTCTGATTACGCAGATCTACGCAGTCTTATCAGTTTCTATCTTTTTAACTGAATTATTGAAGGTCCACTTTCCTAGATACACATTCATGTGATTGTGTAAATTATCCCTTTATTCAACACAGAATCGGagtaaatggtcaatagattgcagtgcaataaagcggctggcgtggatgaaattaagcccgaactcatcaaatacagtggaatgtcacgtcttaaatggttacacaggataattgaaatggcgtgggagtcgggacaggttctatcaaactggacgaaagcagtaatcacaccaatctttaaacatggaaacagaaaaggttgtaacaactacagcGGTATCTCTTTcaccagcgttgtgggtaaaatctcag from Schistocerca gregaria isolate iqSchGreg1 chromosome 6, iqSchGreg1.2, whole genome shotgun sequence carries:
- the LOC126278681 gene encoding uncharacterized protein LOC126278681 isoform X2, whose amino-acid sequence is MSKPQRTSSSDSSAGGRRAVASSSEDAGSSAPSLSPPPLPPPPPSPMTPLTSLPPSPLTSFPPFGVPSPPPSLPTSPLWPTATGFSPPGAPSPLRPTSAPSSFRDRLQEALPSTDRHVLLPAPRVVSWKKSQNAEMTEAVEGTTATGKNLTGSPRYAPATASDQSSDNEMSLWPVSGPSGMHATPLSGAISQSALRSDASTSTTPEDTPVPSGSASAAEYAGGHPEVPRPRLDQSQIRTEESGGVLQMGGPLATGKKSQRGAVTVSTGHQERSPTSQRRVTDGTNSTPPGAGMLGVGTVKQWTLPTQTAVRTRIFKSSPIHWGTPDTSSSNVQLEGLPRRRPSPERRPRCGSAPVCWPQSSLGSWGRSKHGDRRRSRSRERSKSVGTSPERLAYTDTEELSTSQSQLLRSYSSPREAFKRTETSSEFTIKDLDGAIGKQDVRPYSSASDAFIDQISTGDHEWGSNKDLLKDSDKHTTHHWKKQVIRCLSESDGETMCSTYQPPKYSETESEKAEGNENRRAESTSLNELKTHTPLPGDEQSCSKPKLHAWILPLDDSAEQTMVIFEESNDSDVILTESFKALKHEHKMVERILKQQHNVEPLAQLLLEEQKVVAQHEEATVEEDEIFSPVSATSFDAYLDNSPVSEWSLEAHIDRSSINIQSLEAFPQLNPMNERPYEAYLDDSPQSCHSFNEYPESDQSFLAYDELGNCLIEEQHQESQASDQLLQVLELSKDCHPPLETQHKESWVGGQLLELQHEGSDQSLEEQHGESQDVDLPLEVQHAMQQQGESQDTNPSLGLLNGESKDADPPIGALKGENEKVDPPLEALDGESKEADLPLELQHRVSLDAMQQQGESEGAHLQLGALDGESEEADPQLGALDGESEEADPQLGALDGESQDAKLSQAAQDRVSQEIVWHKKRQAQYEERKADDMSAKVQHIESRDVTGEMSLEGALYVINKPPENSTATLSYSSVVSQTESHISLPTNLSTYEQLPPQLLPVTVTSIAPPEEHEDNSAHKKNETEAQLSYLPVTLPAVVSAEAQETETQNEAQLPLTLVEYMALGQSVFAPSIDSMIASTVTTTAGGLNTVSRGTLTSTSLTDYTDAVPGSSRMHQERLSPQPGPSQFRYQYPLAPGSRSYRYQQPLAPGSMPYRYQQPLAPGSDLYRYQQPMVPGSSQYRYPTALVPTQYQQQTPQGNILGTGDSDDDPGYLSESSGELQNNARLVQYPADWQPALIREPDLHIIIAFIESSTAQNAAPKQQSADTPDQEQVLLKEGGDDQPGADNIDITAASVQQSDQGDNEQSLPPSASDDPHLVEDTEETQVVAKASTSSNAQPMTPTKETSYRLKSDTPRGKKNLTRRWKEHQTLKTSSSSDSDTEARRHELWKYQQESLAIGGRATMEEFLVLQQDLEQYYERLKLTEGGDGHAPEAGPSGEQQPVAASQCNQRSQATDLATADVSQAERGESSASTDTREPKEACEPVVSDVSSD
- the LOC126278681 gene encoding uncharacterized protein LOC126278681 isoform X1, translating into MSKPQRTSSSDSSAGGRRAVASSSEDAGSSAPSLSPPPLPPPPPSPMTPLTSLPPSPLTSFPPFGVPSPPPSLPTSPLWPTATGFSPPGAPSPLRPTSAPSSFRDRLQEALPSTDRHVLLPAPRVVSWKKSQNAEMTEAVEGTTATGKNLTGSPRYAPATASDQSSDNEMSLWPVSGPSGMHATPLSGAISQSALRSDASTSTTPEDTPVPSGSASAAEYAGGHPEVPRPRLDQSQIRTEESGGVLQMGGPLATGKKSQRGAVTVSTGHQERSPTSQRRVTDGTNSTPPGAGMLGVGTVKQWTLPTQTAVRTRIFKSSPIHWGTPDTSSSNVQLEGLPRRRPSPERRPRCGSAPVCWPQSSLGSWGRSKHGDRRRSRSRERSKSVGTSPERLAYTDTEELSTSQSQLLRSYSSPREAFKRTETSSEFTIKDLDGAIGKQDVRPYSSASDAFIDQISTGDHEWGSNKDLLKDSDKHTTHHWKKQVIRCLSESDGETMCSTYQPPKYSETESEKAEGNENRRAESTSLNELKTHTPLPGDEQSCSKPKLHAWILPLDDSAEQTMVIFEESNDSDVILTESFKALKHEHKMVERILKQQHNVEPLAQLLLEEQKVVAQHEEATVEEDEIFSPVSATSFDAYLDNSPVSEWSLEAHIDRSSINIQSLEAFPQLNPMNERPYEAYLDDSPQSCHSFNEYPESDQSFLAYDELGNCLIEEQHQESQASDQLLQVLELSKDCHPPLETQHKESWVGGQLLELQHEGSDQSLEEQHGESQDVDLPLEVQHAMQQQGESQDTNPSLGLLNGESKDADPPIGALKGENEKVDPPLEALDGESKEADLPLELQHRVSLDAMQQQGESEGAHLQVGALDGESEEADPQLGALDGESEEADPQLGALDGESEEADPQLGALDGESQDAKLSQAAQDRVSQEIVWHKKRQAQYEERKADDMSAKVQHIESRDVTGEMSLEGALYVINKPPENSTATLSYSSVVSQTESHISLPTNLSTYEQLPPQLLPVTVTSIAPPEEHEDNSAHKKNETEAQLSYLPVTLPAVVSAEAQETETQNEAQLPLTLVEYMALGQSVFAPSIDSMIASTVTTTAGGLNTVSRGTLTSTSLTDYTDAVPGSSRMHQERLSPQPGPSQFRYQYPLAPGSRSYRYQQPLAPGSMPYRYQQPLAPGSDLYRYQQPMVPGSSQYRYPTALVPTQYQQQTPQGNILGTGDSDDDPGYLSESSGELQNNARLVQYPADWQPALIREPDLHIIIAFIESSTAQNAAPKQQSADTPDQEQVLLKEGGDDQPGADNIDITAASVQQSDQGDNEQSLPPSASDDPHLVEDTEETQVVAKASTSSNAQPMTPTKETSYRLKSDTPRGKKNLTRRWKEHQTLKTSSSSDSDTEARRHELWKYQQESLAIGGRATMEEFLVLQQDLEQYYERLKLTEGGDGHAPEAGPSGEQQPVAASQCNQRSQATDLATADVSQAERGESSASTDTREPKEACEPVVSDVSSD